The genomic DNA AGGTCAAAAAGCTGAAAAAACTGTAGCTTCGTGAAGGGCACATGGTCCGTATCCTCGAAAAAAGGGTTAACCTAGAATTTTCCCTCGGCCATCATCTCCACTGCCTGATTGCCCAGATACCCAACCATCTGCGCCGATCCGACTACGGTTTCGTGCTTGTAGACCCGGAGAAGAAGTGGGAACAGGTAAAGGCTCTCCTCGACATGATTGCCGCCGGGGAAGGAAACCTGAAGAAGCTTCATTTTCTCATGCTCCCGGAAGCATCGATTCCATTCGCAAGGTTCGATGAGATGATTGCCGCCACCGACGCCGGGTTCCGCAACAACACCGTCGTAATGTTCGGGATGGAACACGTGCGGCTCAAGACGTACCGGGAACTCCTCGAACGATACCGTGCCGACAACGAGGAAGCCGTAGAACTGGTGGACCGGGACATCGATTCGGGCGACGTGCTTGATATGCCCGTCAACTGGTGCTGCATCGCCATCAAGGAAGCGGACGGAAACCTGCGGGTGTTTCTGGAAGCGAAGTCTCATCCCTTCCACGGCGAAGAATACATGGACACGTTCCACGATCTCTACCGGGGGCGCCACTTCTACCTGTTCCGAAGCAGGCCGGCGTGCTTCAACTTCATGACGTTGATATGCCTCGACTACCTTTACCGCGACCTCTACGCCTCAAACATCCGGCAGATCATCGACCATGCAAACCAGCTCTTTTTCAACACGCGACAGGGGCTCGATGCCCTGTTCGTTATCGAGTGCAATCCTAAGCCGGAGCACCGGGCTTACTGGGAAGTGCTGACCGGCTTCTACGGGGAATATCTGGAAGACACCCCCGGGATACGGGAAACTGTGACGATTTTCGGCAACACCTCGGACGAAACGAAGCTCGACGATCTGACAGCATCGAAGGGCTTCGGTCACTCGTTCGTTGTGATCAACCGCCATCACCGTCTTGCGAAGGAAAAATTCCCTGAATTTTCCACCGACGACTTCAATGGCGCTCCGGTTTGCCGCCTCCGCTTCGGCAACGGCACACGGCTCTATTACTTCAACCTGCCGCTCCACCACGAGCTCGATCCGCGCACCAGCAGGATGCCTCTGAAAGTTCACTCAATCATGCGGTGGAGTGACGGACGATGGATCAAGGTCACGGGGGAAGAGATGGTGGGAGGGGTCGAGCTACCGCGGGAGGCGGATTCCTGAGCCTCGTGCCGGTAAGACTTCAACGGCATAGTCCGACAACTTTACGAGGAGAATAACCAGCATGGCACAAGAAAAGCTTTGGGGGGGGCGCTTTTCCCAGCCCACGGACAAGTTCGTCGAAGAGTTCACCGCATCCATCCAGTTCGACAAGCGGCTGTACAGTCAGGACATCAGGGGCTCCATCGCCCATGCGGAAATGCTCGGCAGGCAAGGGATCATTTCGGCGGCCGATGTGGAGGCGATTGTCGGAGGGCTTCGGGAGATTCTCGACCAGATCGAGCAGGGCACATTTGACTTTTCCGTCTCCCTCGAGGACATCCATATGAACATCGAGGCGCGGCTTTCGGAAAAGATCGGAGAGGCGGGGAAGCGGCTCCACACCGGACGGTCGCGAAACGACCAGGTCGCCCTGGACATACGTCTCTATCTGAGGGACGAGATTGCGGAAATCACCTCCTATCTCGACCTGCTCGTCGATAGCCTCCTCTTCCAGGCGGAAAAGAACATAAATGTGATGATGCCGGGGTTTACCCATCTCCAGACCGCCCAGCCGATCCTCTTCGCCCACCACATGCTCGCCTACGTGGAGATGTTCAAGCGGGACAAGGGCAGGATGGAGGATTGCCTGAAGCGGGTGAACGTACTGCCGCTCGGGGCTGGCGCCCTCGCCGGCACCACCTTCCCGATAGACCGGGAATTCGTTGCGGATCGGCTCGGCTTCCCCGAAGTGACGAGGAACTCACTCGACTCCGTTTCCGATCGGGATTTCGCTCTTGAGTTCATATCCGCCGCGTCAATCCTGATGATGCACCTTTCCCGCTTCTCCGAGGAACTCATCCTCTGGTCCACAAGCGAATTCCGTTTCGTCGAACTCTCCGACTCCTTCTGCACCGGCTCTTCCATCATGCCCCAGAAGAAGAACCCGGACGTCCCCGAGCTAGTACGGGGGAAGACCGGCCGGGTCTACGGGAACCTGATGGCGCTCCTCACTGTAATGAAGTCACTCCCCCTGGCCTACAACAAGGACATGCAGGAGGACAAGGAGCCTCTCTTCGACACCATCGACACCGTTAAGGGCTCCCTCAAGATATTCGCCGACATGATCAGGGAGATGCGGGTCAACGCCGACCGGATGCTGCAGGCCGCAGGCGGGGGATTCTCAACCGCCACCGACGTCGCAGACTACCTTGTCCGCAAAGGGGTGCCGTTCCGCGATGCTCATGAGGTGGTGGGGAAGGTGGTCCGGTACTGCATCGACGAGGATATGACACTGGAGGAGCTGTCGCTGGCGGAATGGCAGCTTTTTTCGATGCAGATACAGGAGGATATCTTTGCGGCGATTACCCTGGAGGCAAGCGTCAACGCCCGCAGCGCCACAGGCGGGACGGCGCTGGAGAGAGTGCGTCAGGAAATCGAAAGAGCCAGATCCGGCAAGTGATCGGTTGTGCCTCCTGGTCAACCTCGCAGGTTTATCATGAACAAACTCATCATTGTCCTACTCATCTCTCTCGTACTCTCCGGATGCGGCCGGAAGGGTCAGCTGATCCCGCCGGAAGCACTCGTGCCTGCACCGATTTCTGATCTGCGTGTGGCCCAGCAGGGTGAGAAATTCCTGGTCTCCTGGTCCCCCCCCTTACGCGACGAGGGGGGGCGCAAGCTGGGGGAACTGGGCGGATTCCTGATCCTTCGCCGGGTAGTGCTTCCTCCGAAGGAGGATTGCGAACAGTGCCCCAACGCATACCACCTCCTGAAGCGGGTCGACCTCGATTACCTGCAGGATGTCACTCGACTCGGCGCCCTCTATTTCCTCAGCGACCCTTCAGCTGCCACCGGCACCACGTATCAGTACAAAGCTCTTTCCGTGAAGGCTGACGGTACAGTAAGCCGGGATTCGAATAAAGCGAGGAGAAAGAAGGTTTCACCACCACCCCCGCCGCGCATTCAGGTGCGCTTTACTCCAGTAGCAGCCGTTCTTCAGTGGGAACCGGTAACGCTTCATGGCGAGGGCACGACCGTAGGGTACAACGTCTATCGGCGAAAAGCTGCCGGCTCTCACTTTCCTGTCCCGCTGAACGATACACCCATTACCGAACCGCGATTTGAGGATACCGCAATTTCAGCTGACGATGAGTACGTCTACCTCGTTCGAACCGTCGCCAGGATTGATGGAGAAATTGTAGAGAGCGAATCATCCGGCGAGGTGACAGGGCGCCTCCTTCCAACAGAATCCGAAGAATAAGGTAACCTCCCGCCGCTCCAACCAAAAATTGACATTTGCCAGTCCGTATGTTAGAAATACCCACTTTTGTTTACGCTACACCTATCCTGGTGATTTTTTTACAGTCATTACTATAGATTCGGAGGGTCCAATGCATCACTTTCAGTACAAGGGGAACGAACTCTTCGCCGAAGAGGTGCCGGTCCGCGAAATCGTCGCAAAGGTGGGAAGCCCGGTCTACGTCTATTCCCACGCCACCCTTGAACGGCACTACCGCGCCTTCGACGACGCCTTTGCCGGCGTCCCCCACACCATCTGTTACTCGGTCAAGGCAAACTCCACTATGGCTGTCCTCAAGACATTCATCAACCTCGGTGGCGGGGTCGATATCGTGTCGGGCGGAGAACTGTACCGTGCGCTCAAGGCTGGGGCAGATCCGCAGAAGGTGGTCTACTCGGGTGTCGGCAAGAAGGACGACGAGATCGAGTACGCCCTCAACAGCAATATACTGATGTTCAACGTGGAGTCGGAACAGGAGCTTGATCGGATCAACCAGATTGCAACCCGCATGGGGAAGAAGGCTGGTATCGCTATCCGCGTCAATCCGGACGTCGATCCTCAGACACACCCCTACATCACGACGGGTCTAAAGAACGCCAAGTTCGGGATCACAATAGAGCGTGCAATCGAAGAGTACAAGCGCGCCAAGGGGATGGCAGGAATCGAGATCCTCGGCATCGATTGCCACATCGGTAGCCAGCTGACGAAGGTCAACCCCTTCGTGGACTCGATCATCAAGCTCAAGAAGGTGATCGGCATTCTCAAGGAAGCCGGAATCTCCCTGAAGTACTTCGACATCGGCGGGGGTCTCGGCATAACTTACAACAACGAGGAGCCGCCACTCCCTTCCGATTACGGCAAGGAAATCATCTCCGCCACCAAGGATCTGGGTATGCACCTGGTGTTCGAGCCGGGGCGGAACATCGTCGGGAATGCCGGCGTACTCGTCGCCAAGTGCCTCTACACCAAACAGCGCGACGAGAAGAACTTCATCATGATCGACGCCGGGATGAACGACCTCGCACGTCCGGCTCTTTACGGTTCCTTCCACGGCGTGCAGCCGGTAGTGAATGACCAGGACGGGCTCGTGATGGCCGATATCGTCGGCCCCATCTGCGAGTCGGGTGACTTCCTCGTGAAGGACCGGGAAGTGCCGATGTTCCGGCAGGGGGACCTTATGGCCTTCATGTCCGCCGGCGCCTACGGCTTTGCCATGAGCAGCACCTACAACAGCCGCCCGCGTGTGGCTGAGGTGATGGTGAAGGGTAATTCCTTCGAGGTGGTGCGCGAGCGGGAAACGGTGGAGGATTTGATCAAGGGAGAACGAGTCCCATCCTTCCTCTGAAAGAACGGCCACTTTTGCGCAATCTCTGCGTTGCTCTGCGGGACTCCTTGTGCGGCGTAGCGCAGCTACGCCTCCGCGTCCTCCCTTGAGCGCCTTGACCTTGCACAAAATTGACCGTTCTTGGACGTTTGCCTTACAATGAATTAAAGACATAAGAAGGTTGGAGGTTACCATGTTCAAAGGAAGCATTGTCGCCATAGTGACGCCGTTCAGGAACGGGGCGGTGGACGAGGAGAAGCTGCGGGAGCTCGTAGAGTTCCAGATCGAGAACGGGACCGATGCCATCGTCCCGTGCGGCACCACCGGCGAGTCGTCTACGCTCGACTATGAAGAGCACGACCGGGTCATCGAGATCGTGGTGGAGCAGGTTAAGAAGCGCGTTCCCGTCATCGCCGGCACAGGTTCCAACTCGACCCGGGAAGCTATCGAGATGACCGCGCATGCCAAGGAGCTGGGCGCAGACGGCGCGCTCCTCGTCACGCCCTACTACAACAAGCCGACCCAGGAGGGTCTCTACCGGCACTACATGGCGGTGGCCGATGCGGTGGCGCTCCCCCAGATCCTCTACAACGTTCCCGGGCGCACCGGGGTGAACCTCCTGCCGGAGACGGTGGCGCGCCTGGCGTCCCACAAGAACATCGTAGCGATCAAGGAGGCGACCGGGTCGCTCCAGCAGGCTTCGGAGGTTCTTGCCCTCTGCGGTGACAAGATTGATGTCCTCTCCGGCGACGACTTCATCACCTTTCCGCTCATGGCATGCGGCGCGAAGGGGGTCATCTCCGTGCTGGCCAACATCATGCCGAAAGCGGTGGGAGACCTGACCGACGCTTTTTTTGCGGGCGACCTGGAAAAGGCCCGTCAGCTCCACCTGCAAACCCTCAAGATCAGCAACGCCATGTTCATCGAGAGCAATCCGATTCCGGTGAAGACGGCCCTGGGACTCATGGGGAAATGCTCGGATGAGCTCCGCCTGCCACTCTGCCCGATGGGGGAGGGGAACAAGGCGAAGCTTGCGGCGGTCCTGAAGGAATACAACCTAATCTAAAGTCATTGCCACAGAGACTCCGAGCACACGGAGAAGGTATCAGCTTCTTTGCCTTTCTCTGTGTCTCCGTGCCTCCGTGGCATGCTGAGGTGCTTATATGGTCAAGGTCGCGGTATGCGGCGCTGCCGGGAGAATGGGGCAGCGGATAATAGTTGCGGTGAAGGAGGCTGACGGGGTTGAGCTGTCGGGAGCGCTGGAGCGCCCGGGACATCCCCTTGTGGGGCAGGATGCAGGAATCATCGCCGGGTGCGGCGAGCTCTCCGTCAAGATCAGCGACGACATCAATGGAGTGGTTGCGGGATGCGACGTGCTCATCGACTTCACCACACCTAAAGTCTCCCTGAAGAACCTCGAAGTCTGCGCTCTCAAGAAGAAGGCAATCGTCATCGGCTCCACCGGGTTCACTCCTGACGAGCGCGCCCTTGCGGCTGAACTGGCGCGTGAGATTCCCTGCGTCCTCGCTCCCAACATGTCGGTTGGGGTCAACGTCTGCTTCAAGATCCTCAAGGACATCGCGAAGACCCTCGGGGACGACTTCGACGTGGAGATCGTGGAATCCCACCACAAGCTCAAGAAGGATTCCCCTTCGGGAACGGCCGTCCGGATGGGGGAGGTGGTTGCGGAGGCGCTCGGCCGCGACTACAACAAGGTCGCCAACTACCACAGGGAAGGGATCTGCGGAGAGCGGACAAAGGAAGAAATCGGTATGCAGACAATCCGCGGCGGCGACATCGTCGGCGAGCACACCGTCTACTTCATCGGGATGGGGGAGCGGATCGAGCTCACCCACCGCGCCCATACCCGAGACATGTTTTCCAGGGGGTCGGTCCGGGCTGCCAGGTGGATTGCCGGGAAGGCGCCGGGGATATACGACATGCAGGACGTCCTCGGCCTTAGGTAGGGGAGCTCCGCTTTTTGGCAATCTCGGCGTTGCCTGCGTCATCGCTTGTGCGACGTGGCGCTGCCACGCCTCCGCGCTCTTCCTTGGCGCCTTGACCTTGCCGAAAAATCAAAGCTCCTGATCTGTCTACACATGCCGCTGTCGCGGCATTTCTTTTAACTAAACTCTGGAGGATTTAGAACAGATGGCAAAGATCAATGACCACTATCTCAAGCTCAAGGCAGGATACCTCTTCCCCGAAATCGGGCGGCGCGTGCGCGCCTTTGCGGAGGCAAATCCGCAGGCGAAAGTGATCCGGCTCGGGATCGGCGACGTTACCAGGCCGCTGGCTCCCGCCGTGATCAAGGCGTTTCACGATGCTGTTGACGATCTGGCAACGACCGATCATTTTGCGGGGTACGGCCCGGAGCAGGGGTACGACTGGCTCATCAACGCCATCATCGAGAAGTCGTACAAGCCGCTCGGCGTTTCCCTGAAGACCGAGGAGATGTTCATATCCGACGGCTCCAAGTGCGACTGCGCGAACATCCTGGACATCTTCGCACTCGACAACAAGGTCGCCATCGGCGATCCGGTCTACCCGGTCTACAACGACACCAACGTGATGATCGGCCGCACCGGCGATGCCGACGAGAAGGGGTACTACAAGAACATAGTCTACATGCCATGCACCGAGGAGAACCACTTCATCCCGGCGCTTCCCACGGAGAAGGTGGACATCATCTACCTCTGCTTCCCCAACAATCCCACCGGCACCGTCGCCACGAGGGAAGAGCTGAAGAAATGGGTCGATTACGCAAACGCCAATGACGCGGTCATCTTCTTCGACGCCGCCTACGAAGCATTCATCACCGATCCCTCGATTCCCCATTCAATCTACGAGATCGAGGGGGCCAAGAAATGCGCCATCGAGTTCCGCTCCTTCTCCAAGACCGCCGGCTTCACCGGGGTTCGTTGCGGCCTCGTGGTGGTCCCCGAAGAGGTGATGGGCACCACCTCCACCGGCGAAAGGTACAGCTTCAACAAGCTCTGGCTCCGCCGGACCACCACCAAGTTCAACGGAGCCTCCTACCCCGTCCAGAAGGCGGCAGCCGCCGTATACTCCGACGAGGGCTGGAAGCAGAACAAGGAGATTATCGACTATTACATGGAGAATGCCCGCATCATCCGGGAGGGGCTCAAGGCTGCAGGGCTCACCGTCTACGGCGGCGTCAACGCGCCCTACATCTGGCTGAAGACCCCCGGCGGGATGAGCAGCTGGGACTTCTTCGACAAGCTCCTCACCGAGTGCAACGTGGTCGGTACCCCCGGCAGCGGCTTCGGACCGAGCGGCGAAGGGTACTTCCGCCTATCCGCCTTCGGCCACCGGGAGAACGTCATCGAAGCCGTGGAAAGGATCAAGAAAAACCTGAAGTAGGAACTTAACCGAGTCTCCGGTTTTATGGGCGCCGTCATACGGCGCCTTTTCTTTTCCCGCTTCATCCTTAGGCACGCGAGGTTTCTGTCTTATCTGTTCATTGACAGCGACGCACCTCAAAATACAATGTGTAGGTGAGGATTTCGATGGAAGGGGATGTCATGGATATACTAGTTGAGCACAACCCGGGGAAGGACCGCCTTGACTCCCTCGGTATCGGGTCGTGGCCCATCTGGAGCTGCGAAGCCTCCGAATTTCCCTGGAGGTACGAAAGCAGGGAAACCTGCTACCTGCTGGAAGGGGAGGTGCTCGTTTCGCCTGAAGTGGGAGAACCGGTCAGCATAAAAGCAGGAGACCTGGTGATATTCCCCGCCGGTATGTCATGCCGCTGGAAGGTCATCAAACCGGTCAGCAAGCACTACAGGTTCGACTGAAGCCATGCCTGCGAGACGCTCGATAACAAGAAGCTCGGGGCACTATTTCCTGACTGACAGGATAAGGGACGAGGTAGAGTGGCGTAAGACGCCGCAATCGGGGGGCTTGGCTCCTCCTCCAGCCCAGAAACCCTTGCCTGCCGGGAATCCGGTCATCATCAGACTTCCAGGGCGGGAATCGGTGGAAATTTCGGGCTGCGACCTTATGGAAGCAATAGCCCGGCGCAAAAGCCGCCGCAGGTTCAAAGTCTCACCACTGAATCTGGATGAATTGGCATTTCTTCTCTGGAGCACCCAGGGTGTCCGTGCACGACTTGGGGAAGCGGCTATTTCCCGAACCGTTCCGTCCGCAGGGTGCCGTCACCCTTTCGAAACATACCTGGCAGTAAAGCTGGTCGAAGGGCTCGCACCGGGCATCTACCGCTATCTGCCGCTCGACCACGCCCTTCTCCTGGAAAAAAGCATTGAGCAATTCGATGATGTGCTGACGGCAGCCGTCAGGGGGCAGCGGTTCGCCGCGGAGGCGGCGGTCACCTTCATCTGGGCGGCGATTCCGGCTCGGACGGAGTGGCGATATGCGGAAGCTTCCTACAAGGTGATCGCCATCGATGCGGGCCACATCTGTCAGAACCTGTACCTCGCTTGTGAAGCGATCGGGGCAGGCACCTGCGCCATCGGCGCATATGACCAGGATCTTGTCGATGAGCTGATAGGTGTGGACGGGAAGGAGGAGTTCACGGTCTATCTCGCACCGGTTGGGAAAGTAAGGTAACCCGAGCCGGCAGCTCGACACTGCGCACAACACCCCTGCCCCGTCACGTATCCGGAGCCTCAGCCTTCTTCGCCTCAGGGGAAACCTTCTCCTGCATACATTCCTCTGTACAAACAAAGAGGAAAATGCGGAGCTGAAGGTGCTATAGCCAAACATATGAATACCTGCATTAACGCCCCTGGCTGTGCTATCATGGAAATGATGAAAGGGGTGTTAACTATGAAAAAAATGTTTCTGACCCTGATCCTCGTTCTGATGACAAGCAGTTCCGCCCTTGCGCATGGTAGCCGTTTATCCTTCGGTTTCAGCTTCGGAGTCCCCCTCTACTATTCCTACGGATACCCTACTGGTCGGTACATAGCACCTCCACCTCCACCGGTATATTACTACCCGAATGGACCGGTGGTGATTATAGACAGGTACTACAACGGCTATTACGGGAATGGCCATTACGGAGACTGGAAATCGAGAGGGCATGACCACGGCAGGCATGGAGGTGACGGAGACAGGTTCGGTCACCAAAACCACAGCCCTGGCTACATCAGAAGATAAAGAACAGGGAAAAAGTGAAAGCAGGAAAAAGAACGACGGCCTTCCATCTGATGGTGGAGGGCCGCTTCCGTATCTGCTCCCGTAGGAAGATATAGTACCCCTCCTTGACATGCTGCAAAGGTGAAAGAAAATTTAAAAGGAATCTGAAAATATGATGCTGCAGGCAGCATACTCACCCATAAGAGGAGGCTTCGTTATGGAAGTTAAGAAGCTGAACGGGCGGCACATAGCGGTGCTGGCCGCCGATGGTTTCGAAAAAGTCGAGCTGGCGGTGCCCATGAAAGCATTTCAGCTTGCGGGAGCAACGGTGGATGTGATCTCGCTGAGAAAGGGGCGTATTCGGGGGGTCAACCTGCATGAGCCGGCAGGAAAGGTGCGGGTAACCAAGACCGTGCAGGACGCGGACCCCAAGGATTACGATGCGCTATTCATTCCCGGAGGGTTCATAAATCCCGATCTTCTGCGTCAGTCTGCGCAAGCCAGAGAGTTCGCCCACACCTTCAATGTCTCCGGAAAGCCCATCGCTTCGATCTGCCACGGACCCTGGGTTTTGGCATCAGCCGGTATTCTGCAGGGGAGAACGATCACCTCCTGGCCAGGAATACGGGATGACGTGGTAAATGCAGGTGCACGTTGGCTAGATCAGGAGGTGGTGAGGGATGGCAACCTGCTTACCAGCAGGGGTCCACAGGATCTTCCTGCCTTCGTGGCAGCGGTTACCGACCTTTTTTCAGGTGAGGTGCCGGTAACCGAAGCCGCTCCAGCACACGCAACGTCTGCCCCGCAACGCAACGATCCCCCGCAAGCAGTGTTGAACGCGCTAAAGTGGATCCCCAGGCCCTCTTTCAGAACAGCGCTGGGGATCGGTGCGATCGCTGTCGGAGCGGCGGCAACCATGCGGCGGCGCCATGCGCATGTCTAGGAAGATGAGATAAACAGCGGTCATCGGTGCGCGGGCAATCGTCGCCGATGATCGCTTTCAGTTCTTAGCGGCTTTGATCCGCACCCCCTCATCCGAAAGTGTAACCAACCCCTCCCGGTAGAGCCCCCCCAACGCCTTTTTGAAGGTCTTCTTACTCATGCCCAGGACGCTCCTGATTTCCTGAGGATCGCTTGCATCGGTCAGTGCCAGGAAACCATGATTTCGGACCAAGGCGGCCTTGAGTGTGTTCTTCGCTTCGGCAACCCCTTCC from Geobacter sp. DSM 9736 includes the following:
- the argH gene encoding argininosuccinate lyase, producing the protein MAQEKLWGGRFSQPTDKFVEEFTASIQFDKRLYSQDIRGSIAHAEMLGRQGIISAADVEAIVGGLREILDQIEQGTFDFSVSLEDIHMNIEARLSEKIGEAGKRLHTGRSRNDQVALDIRLYLRDEIAEITSYLDLLVDSLLFQAEKNINVMMPGFTHLQTAQPILFAHHMLAYVEMFKRDKGRMEDCLKRVNVLPLGAGALAGTTFPIDREFVADRLGFPEVTRNSLDSVSDRDFALEFISAASILMMHLSRFSEELILWSTSEFRFVELSDSFCTGSSIMPQKKNPDVPELVRGKTGRVYGNLMALLTVMKSLPLAYNKDMQEDKEPLFDTIDTVKGSLKIFADMIREMRVNADRMLQAAGGGFSTATDVADYLVRKGVPFRDAHEVVGKVVRYCIDEDMTLEELSLAEWQLFSMQIQEDIFAAITLEASVNARSATGGTALERVRQEIERARSGK
- a CDS encoding lipoprotein — its product is MNKLIIVLLISLVLSGCGRKGQLIPPEALVPAPISDLRVAQQGEKFLVSWSPPLRDEGGRKLGELGGFLILRRVVLPPKEDCEQCPNAYHLLKRVDLDYLQDVTRLGALYFLSDPSAATGTTYQYKALSVKADGTVSRDSNKARRKKVSPPPPPRIQVRFTPVAAVLQWEPVTLHGEGTTVGYNVYRRKAAGSHFPVPLNDTPITEPRFEDTAISADDEYVYLVRTVARIDGEIVESESSGEVTGRLLPTESEE
- the lysA gene encoding diaminopimelate decarboxylase codes for the protein MHHFQYKGNELFAEEVPVREIVAKVGSPVYVYSHATLERHYRAFDDAFAGVPHTICYSVKANSTMAVLKTFINLGGGVDIVSGGELYRALKAGADPQKVVYSGVGKKDDEIEYALNSNILMFNVESEQELDRINQIATRMGKKAGIAIRVNPDVDPQTHPYITTGLKNAKFGITIERAIEEYKRAKGMAGIEILGIDCHIGSQLTKVNPFVDSIIKLKKVIGILKEAGISLKYFDIGGGLGITYNNEEPPLPSDYGKEIISATKDLGMHLVFEPGRNIVGNAGVLVAKCLYTKQRDEKNFIMIDAGMNDLARPALYGSFHGVQPVVNDQDGLVMADIVGPICESGDFLVKDREVPMFRQGDLMAFMSAGAYGFAMSSTYNSRPRVAEVMVKGNSFEVVRERETVEDLIKGERVPSFL
- the dapA gene encoding 4-hydroxy-tetrahydrodipicolinate synthase, which produces MFKGSIVAIVTPFRNGAVDEEKLRELVEFQIENGTDAIVPCGTTGESSTLDYEEHDRVIEIVVEQVKKRVPVIAGTGSNSTREAIEMTAHAKELGADGALLVTPYYNKPTQEGLYRHYMAVADAVALPQILYNVPGRTGVNLLPETVARLASHKNIVAIKEATGSLQQASEVLALCGDKIDVLSGDDFITFPLMACGAKGVISVLANIMPKAVGDLTDAFFAGDLEKARQLHLQTLKISNAMFIESNPIPVKTALGLMGKCSDELRLPLCPMGEGNKAKLAAVLKEYNLI
- the dapB gene encoding 4-hydroxy-tetrahydrodipicolinate reductase, whose amino-acid sequence is MVKVAVCGAAGRMGQRIIVAVKEADGVELSGALERPGHPLVGQDAGIIAGCGELSVKISDDINGVVAGCDVLIDFTTPKVSLKNLEVCALKKKAIVIGSTGFTPDERALAAELAREIPCVLAPNMSVGVNVCFKILKDIAKTLGDDFDVEIVESHHKLKKDSPSGTAVRMGEVVAEALGRDYNKVANYHREGICGERTKEEIGMQTIRGGDIVGEHTVYFIGMGERIELTHRAHTRDMFSRGSVRAARWIAGKAPGIYDMQDVLGLR
- a CDS encoding LL-diaminopimelate aminotransferase, which produces MAKINDHYLKLKAGYLFPEIGRRVRAFAEANPQAKVIRLGIGDVTRPLAPAVIKAFHDAVDDLATTDHFAGYGPEQGYDWLINAIIEKSYKPLGVSLKTEEMFISDGSKCDCANILDIFALDNKVAIGDPVYPVYNDTNVMIGRTGDADEKGYYKNIVYMPCTEENHFIPALPTEKVDIIYLCFPNNPTGTVATREELKKWVDYANANDAVIFFDAAYEAFITDPSIPHSIYEIEGAKKCAIEFRSFSKTAGFTGVRCGLVVVPEEVMGTTSTGERYSFNKLWLRRTTTKFNGASYPVQKAAAAVYSDEGWKQNKEIIDYYMENARIIREGLKAAGLTVYGGVNAPYIWLKTPGGMSSWDFFDKLLTECNVVGTPGSGFGPSGEGYFRLSAFGHRENVIEAVERIKKNLK
- a CDS encoding cupin domain-containing protein, translating into MDILVEHNPGKDRLDSLGIGSWPIWSCEASEFPWRYESRETCYLLEGEVLVSPEVGEPVSIKAGDLVIFPAGMSCRWKVIKPVSKHYRFD
- a CDS encoding SagB/ThcOx family dehydrogenase, with product MPARRSITRSSGHYFLTDRIRDEVEWRKTPQSGGLAPPPAQKPLPAGNPVIIRLPGRESVEISGCDLMEAIARRKSRRRFKVSPLNLDELAFLLWSTQGVRARLGEAAISRTVPSAGCRHPFETYLAVKLVEGLAPGIYRYLPLDHALLLEKSIEQFDDVLTAAVRGQRFAAEAAVTFIWAAIPARTEWRYAEASYKVIAIDAGHICQNLYLACEAIGAGTCAIGAYDQDLVDELIGVDGKEEFTVYLAPVGKVR
- a CDS encoding type 1 glutamine amidotransferase domain-containing protein, whose protein sequence is MEVKKLNGRHIAVLAADGFEKVELAVPMKAFQLAGATVDVISLRKGRIRGVNLHEPAGKVRVTKTVQDADPKDYDALFIPGGFINPDLLRQSAQAREFAHTFNVSGKPIASICHGPWVLASAGILQGRTITSWPGIRDDVVNAGARWLDQEVVRDGNLLTSRGPQDLPAFVAAVTDLFSGEVPVTEAAPAHATSAPQRNDPPQAVLNALKWIPRPSFRTALGIGAIAVGAAATMRRRHAHV